From one Catenuloplanes nepalensis genomic stretch:
- a CDS encoding AzlC family ABC transporter permease: MRSLNRTILRDAIAIAIASGAVGVSFGAIAAGSGLPPWSVVVMSVFIFAGGAQFLAVGLLAAGNPLAALFGGLLINARHLPFGLVVADAIGPRWWQRLLGSHLMIDESVAFALARTDPRERRQAFWATGAMLFVCWNVGTLIGIALGTVVGDPAVLGLDAAFPAGLIALILPSLKDHATRQVTLTGAALAVLTTPLLPAGLPVLLSLAGLLTLALPRRRRTESHDATTTASADSAAGTADSAAGTADSAASTANNADSANSAAKNAAGTADSAAGTADSAAGTADSAAGTADSAAGTADSAAGTADSAAGTADSAAGTADSAAGTADTTGTALRTADHTKAGGFAYADVATPERPKTAGAAGTERPKTAGSAEETEGAAC, translated from the coding sequence CTGCGGGACGCGATCGCGATCGCCATCGCGTCCGGCGCCGTGGGCGTGTCGTTCGGCGCGATCGCGGCCGGAAGCGGCCTCCCGCCCTGGTCGGTCGTCGTCATGTCGGTGTTCATCTTCGCGGGCGGCGCCCAGTTCCTGGCGGTAGGGCTGCTCGCCGCCGGCAACCCGCTGGCCGCGCTCTTCGGCGGCCTGCTGATCAACGCCCGCCACCTGCCGTTCGGCCTCGTGGTCGCGGACGCGATCGGCCCCCGCTGGTGGCAGCGGCTGCTCGGAAGCCACCTCATGATCGACGAGTCGGTGGCGTTCGCCCTCGCCCGCACCGACCCCCGCGAGCGCCGGCAGGCGTTCTGGGCGACCGGTGCCATGCTCTTCGTCTGCTGGAACGTCGGCACGCTGATCGGCATCGCCCTGGGCACCGTGGTCGGCGACCCGGCCGTCCTCGGCCTGGACGCGGCCTTCCCGGCCGGCCTGATCGCGCTGATCCTGCCGTCACTCAAGGACCACGCGACCCGCCAGGTCACGCTGACCGGCGCCGCCCTGGCCGTCCTCACCACCCCCCTGCTCCCGGCCGGCCTCCCGGTCCTGCTCTCCCTCGCCGGCCTCCTGACCCTGGCCCTCCCCCGCCGCCGTCGCACCGAATCACACGACGCAACCACCACCGCCTCCGCCGACAGCGCGGCCGGCACGGCGGACAGCGCAGCCGGCACCGCCGACAGCGCGGCCAGCACGGCGAATAACGCAGACAGCGCGAACAGCGCGGCGAAGAACGCGGCCGGCACGGCGGACAGCGCAGCCGGCACGGCGGACAGCGCAGCCGGCACGGCGGACAGCGCAGCCGGCACGGCGGACAGCGCAGCCGGCACGGCGGACAGCGCAGCCGGCACGGCGGACAGCGCAGCCGGCACGGCGGACAGCGCAGCCGGCACGGCGGACAGCGCGGCCGGCACGGCGGACACAACGGGCACCGCGCTCCGCACGGCCGATCACACGAAGGCGGGTGGCTTCGCCTATGCGGATGTGGCAACGCCCGAACGACCGAAGACCGCCGGTGCGGCAGGAACTGAGCGGCCGAAGACGGCGGGCAGCGCGGAGGAGACAGAGGGGGCGGCATGCTGA